A window of Aromatoleum bremense genomic DNA:
GTCATGTCAGAAGCCGGATACACGTCCGAGGTCGAAGTGGATACCAGGGAAGCGATCGGCAGCGGCAGCACCGAAGCCGCCGGCGCGTCGAGCGTACGGGCGGTCGAGGCGCTCGACAGCGTCGTGATCCGTTTCGTCGGCGACTCCGGCGACGGCATGCAGCTCACCGGTTCGGAATTCTCGAAGGCCGTCGCGAAGGCCGGGCACGGCTTCGCGACGCATCCCGACTACCCGTCCGAAATCCGCGCGCCGACCGGCACCCTGTTCGGCGTCTCCGGCTACCAGATCCAGTACGGGTCGCGCCAGGTATTCACGTCCGGCGACGCGCCCGACGCGCTCGTCGCGATGAATCCGGCGGCGCTGAAGACCAACCTCGCCGACGTCAAGCACGGCGGCATCATCATCGCGAACACCGGCGCGTTCGCCGATACGAACCTCGCGAAAGCCGGCTACGCGAGCAATCCGCTCGAGGACGGCAGCCTCGACGGCTATCGCCTGTTCAAGATCGACATCTCGGCGCTGACTGCGGCGGCGCTGCGCGACTCCGGCCTGTCGAAGAAGGAAGTCGGCCGCTGCAAGAACTACTTCGCGCTCGGCCTGATGCTGTGCCTGTACGGCCGGCCGATCGAAGACGAGATCGCCGACGTCTACGAGAAGTTCGCGAAGAAGCCGGAATTCGCCGATGCCAACGCGAACGCGCTGCGCGCCGGCTACGCTTACGCCGACGCCGCGGAGATCTTCGCTGCGACCTACCAGGTGCGCGAAGCCGCGGCGAGGCCGGGCGTCTATCGCAGCATCACCGGCAACCACGCCGCGGCGCTCGGCTTCGTCGCCGCGTCCGAGTCGTCCGGCGTCGGGCTCTTCCTCGGCTCGTACCCGATCACGCCGGCGACCGACATCCTGCACGAACTGTCCGCGCTGAAGCATTTCAATGTCACGACCTACCAGGCCGAGGACGAGATCGCCGGCATCTGCTCGACGATCGGCGCGGCCTACGGCGGCGCGCTCGGCCTGACGACGACTTCCGGCCCCGGCATGGCGCTGAAGACCGAGGCGATGGGCCTCGCGGTGATGCTGGAGCTGCCGCTGGTGATCGTCAACGTGCAGCGCGGCGGCCCGTCGACCGGCCTGCCGACGAAGATCGAGCAGTCCGACCTGCTGCAGGCGATCTACGGGCGCAACGGCGAATGCCCGATCCCGGTGATCGCCGCGCGCTCGCCCGCCGACTGCTTCGATTGCGCGATCGAGGCGTTCCGCATCGCCGTCAAGTACATGACGCCGGTGATCCTGCTGACCGACGGCGGCATCGCGAACGCCGCCGAGCCGTGGCGGATTCCGGACGTCGCGAGCCTGCCGAAAGTCGAGGTGAGCTATCGCACCGATCCGGAAGGCTTCCAGCCGTACGCGCGCGACGAGAACCTCGCGCGCGCCTGGGTGCGCCCCGGCACGCCGGGCATGGAGCACCGCGTCGGCGGCCTGGAAAAGGACTTCCTCAGCGGCAACATCTCGCACGACCCGCTGAACCACCAGCGCATGGTCGATGTGCGCGCCGCGAAAGTCGCCGGCACCGCGCAGGACATCCCGCCGACGACGGTCGAGGGGCCGGCGTCCGGCGAGCTGCTCGTCATCGGCTGGGGCAGCACCTACGGCACGATCGCGCAGGCGCGCGAGAAGGCCGAGGCCGAAGGCCGCTCGGTCGCGCACGTGCATCTGCGCCACCTGAACCCGCTGCCGCCGGACCTCGGCGAGCTGCTCGGGCGCTACAAGACGGTGCTGGTGCCGGAACTCAACATGGGGCAACTCTCGAAGCTGCTGCGCGAACGCTACCTGCGCGACGTCGTGCCGCTGAACAAGGTGCAGGGCAAGCCCTTCAAGGTCAGCGAAGTCCATGACCGCATCCTCGAACTGAGCTGACGCGCGTCCGCACGAGCCGAACCGCGTCCCCGAGCCCCACTGTTACAGGAAGATCATCATGAACGACATGTCCTCACCCGTCGCGCTGACGAAAAAAGACTTCGAATCGAACCAGGACGTGCGCTGGTGTCCCGGCTGCGGCGACTACGCGATTCTCGCGCAGATCCAGAAGCTGCTGCCGACGCTCGGCATCCCGCGCGAGAACTTCGCCTTCATCTCCGGCATCGGCTGTTCGAGCCGCTTCCCGTACTACATGGAAACCTACGGGATGCACAGCATCCACGGGCGCGCGCCGGCGATCGCAAGCGGCCTGAAGCTCGCCCGCCCGGACCTGTCGGTGTGGGTCGTTACCGGCGACGGCGATGCGCTGGCGATCGGCGGCAACCATTTCATCCACGCGATGCGCCGCAACGTCGACCTGAAGGTGATCCTGCTCAACAATCGCATCTACGGCCTGACCAAAGGCCAGTATTCGCCGACGTCCGAAATGGGCAAGAAGACCAAGAGCACGCCGCTGGGCAGTATCGACCGGCCGTTCTCGCCCGTCGCGCTCGCACTCGGCGCCGGTGCGACGTTCGTCGCCCGCTCGGTCGACACCGACCTGCCGCACCTGAGCGCGGTGCTCGCGCGCGCCGCAGCGCACAAGGGCACGGCCTTCGTCGAAATCCTGCAGAACTGCATCGTGTTCAACGACGGCGCGTATTCGACGCTGACCGACAAGGCGACCCGCGACGATGCGCGCGTGATCCT
This region includes:
- a CDS encoding 2-oxoacid:acceptor oxidoreductase subunit alpha, with translation MSEAGYTSEVEVDTREAIGSGSTEAAGASSVRAVEALDSVVIRFVGDSGDGMQLTGSEFSKAVAKAGHGFATHPDYPSEIRAPTGTLFGVSGYQIQYGSRQVFTSGDAPDALVAMNPAALKTNLADVKHGGIIIANTGAFADTNLAKAGYASNPLEDGSLDGYRLFKIDISALTAAALRDSGLSKKEVGRCKNYFALGLMLCLYGRPIEDEIADVYEKFAKKPEFADANANALRAGYAYADAAEIFAATYQVREAAARPGVYRSITGNHAAALGFVAASESSGVGLFLGSYPITPATDILHELSALKHFNVTTYQAEDEIAGICSTIGAAYGGALGLTTTSGPGMALKTEAMGLAVMLELPLVIVNVQRGGPSTGLPTKIEQSDLLQAIYGRNGECPIPVIAARSPADCFDCAIEAFRIAVKYMTPVILLTDGGIANAAEPWRIPDVASLPKVEVSYRTDPEGFQPYARDENLARAWVRPGTPGMEHRVGGLEKDFLSGNISHDPLNHQRMVDVRAAKVAGTAQDIPPTTVEGPASGELLVIGWGSTYGTIAQAREKAEAEGRSVAHVHLRHLNPLPPDLGELLGRYKTVLVPELNMGQLSKLLRERYLRDVVPLNKVQGKPFKVSEVHDRILELS
- a CDS encoding 2-oxoacid:ferredoxin oxidoreductase subunit beta, which codes for MNDMSSPVALTKKDFESNQDVRWCPGCGDYAILAQIQKLLPTLGIPRENFAFISGIGCSSRFPYYMETYGMHSIHGRAPAIASGLKLARPDLSVWVVTGDGDALAIGGNHFIHAMRRNVDLKVILLNNRIYGLTKGQYSPTSEMGKKTKSTPLGSIDRPFSPVALALGAGATFVARSVDTDLPHLSAVLARAAAHKGTAFVEILQNCIVFNDGAYSTLTDKATRDDARVILEDGKPLVFGKARDRGIRLRGMEPEVVTLGEGGVAESELVVHDEKAAHSGLAFFLSQFDTPDLPVPLGVFRSVRNDSYDELNAQLHADTRAKKGDGCLTDLLHSGETWTIG